Proteins encoded together in one Thermococcus barophilus MP window:
- a CDS encoding 30S ribosomal protein S27e, with the protein MALPKGLIPMPRSRFLRVKCIDCGNEQIVFSNPATKVRCLVCGATLVEPTGGKGIIKAKILEVLE; encoded by the coding sequence ATGGCACTTCCAAAGGGATTAATCCCAATGCCGAGATCAAGATTCCTTAGGGTTAAATGCATTGACTGCGGCAACGAGCAGATTGTCTTCAGCAATCCGGCGACAAAAGTGAGATGCCTTGTGTGTGGAGCAACGCTTGTTGAGCCAACGGGCGGTAAGGGAATTATAAAAGCCAAGATATTAGAGGTTCTTGAGTGA
- a CDS encoding nucleotidyltransferase domain-containing protein → MDIITQLKKDFKEFKDFCLGIVLYGSYAKGSQTGRSDIDVCLIKPEKGIYERVLEKLGGKYDVKIFEELPLYIKIDIIKNHRIIYGDELEISEYFYHFRKLWKDMEHRIKENQFSSIREKVALRRRANEKAKILGKA, encoded by the coding sequence ATGGATATTATTACTCAACTGAAAAAGGACTTCAAAGAGTTCAAAGACTTTTGCCTTGGGATAGTTCTCTATGGCTCCTACGCTAAGGGGAGTCAAACAGGAAGAAGTGATATTGATGTATGTTTAATCAAACCTGAAAAAGGCATTTATGAGAGGGTACTGGAGAAGCTTGGGGGAAAATATGATGTAAAGATTTTTGAGGAACTACCCCTTTACATTAAGATTGACATAATAAAAAACCACAGGATAATTTATGGAGATGAGCTTGAGATTTCCGAATATTTTTACCACTTCAGGAAACTTTGGAAAGACATGGAGCACCGCATAAAGGAAAATCAGTTTTCAAGTATTAGAGAAAAAGTAGCTTTGAGGAGGAGGGCAAATGAGAAGGCAAAGATACTTGGAAAAGCTTGA
- a CDS encoding S-layer protein: MKVRKIAALAVGAAMVGATMGFASAQANLPGKDFFVKDGQPNVKIVVGSQAAAMDVASAADIAVALGSLLYTEKEAEAAGVSVVVKKDLTPDYTYYIPVFSNYYEDTGTNPSATAWDQLTDNWWNGSAYNGSYTDWTSWTPKFVDEVENMDAINGDYQVDWDFTISNIELSDPEQNTIVYVPRSADLTIPAGDFTVLLNYTIANWTYSATEPDSIWGTLNPSTVYDEVHDDDNPGGYTFSGYIYDGVGAGDTFTVLGNTYYILDVLADGIKYGHDHGQVWFHVGDVKEFDGYKIKAVDISVSPSNKALFEITAPDGRSDLVIISTDEGDVDISTKSDKFNPGEVVLKLDDTFVGIDGNLIAQLEVRTNVVEVHTGDELVSGWVVNFTIENNKVKWLTLTNANDLSGSTLDILGKYKMYYEVDSHTLETDDTTYYAAKAYIVVKPSEPIIQTEELKVGDEVSDTGWVVDQIKGGTYTEVTVMHPTEPITYLDTEIDPENIDSNLILVGGPVANAVTKYLVDNGYSTVDWYNSAGDIEYIEDYNGFGILIVAGKDRYATREAAKQLMEYLANLS; encoded by the coding sequence ATGAAAGTTAGAAAGATTGCGGCACTTGCAGTTGGTGCCGCAATGGTTGGAGCAACCATGGGCTTTGCAAGTGCTCAAGCGAACCTTCCAGGGAAGGACTTCTTCGTTAAGGACGGACAGCCAAATGTTAAAATCGTCGTTGGCAGCCAAGCTGCTGCAATGGACGTTGCAAGCGCAGCTGACATTGCCGTTGCATTAGGAAGCCTCCTCTACACTGAGAAGGAAGCAGAGGCAGCTGGTGTCAGTGTCGTTGTTAAGAAAGACCTTACTCCTGACTACACATACTACATCCCAGTTTTCAGCAACTACTATGAAGACACCGGTACTAACCCAAGTGCAACCGCATGGGATCAGCTAACAGACAACTGGTGGAACGGAAGTGCCTACAACGGCTCCTACACAGACTGGACATCATGGACACCAAAGTTTGTTGACGAAGTTGAGAACATGGATGCAATAAACGGCGACTACCAAGTTGATTGGGACTTCACAATCAGCAACATTGAGCTCAGTGACCCAGAGCAAAACACAATCGTATATGTTCCAAGGAGCGCTGACCTGACAATCCCAGCAGGCGACTTCACAGTTCTGCTCAACTACACAATTGCAAACTGGACATACAGTGCAACTGAACCAGACAGCATTTGGGGCACCCTCAACCCATCAACAGTTTACGATGAGGTTCACGATGACGACAACCCAGGAGGATACACATTCTCAGGCTATATATATGATGGTGTTGGTGCAGGCGATACATTCACAGTACTTGGAAACACCTACTACATCTTGGATGTATTGGCAGATGGAATTAAGTACGGTCACGACCACGGACAGGTATGGTTCCACGTTGGTGACGTTAAGGAGTTTGACGGATACAAGATAAAAGCCGTTGACATCAGCGTCAGCCCAAGCAACAAGGCACTCTTTGAGATTACAGCCCCAGATGGGAGAAGCGACCTTGTTATTATAAGCACAGATGAGGGAGATGTTGACATCAGCACAAAGTCAGACAAGTTCAACCCAGGAGAAGTTGTCCTTAAGCTTGACGACACATTCGTTGGTATCGATGGCAACTTAATCGCACAGCTTGAAGTTAGAACAAACGTTGTCGAAGTCCACACCGGCGATGAGCTTGTTTCAGGATGGGTAGTCAACTTCACCATCGAGAACAACAAAGTTAAGTGGCTTACACTCACAAACGCCAACGATCTCTCAGGATCAACCCTTGACATCCTTGGTAAATACAAGATGTACTATGAGGTTGACAGCCACACCTTGGAGACAGATGACACAACATACTACGCTGCAAAAGCATACATAGTGGTTAAGCCATCAGAACCAATCATTCAGACCGAAGAGCTCAAAGTCGGCGACGAAGTAAGCGACACTGGATGGGTTGTTGACCAGATCAAGGGCGGCACATACACCGAAGTTACAGTTATGCACCCAACAGAGCCAATCACATACCTTGACACTGAGATTGACCCAGAAAACATCGACAGCAACCTCATCCTTGTTGGTGGACCAGTTGCAAACGCCGTCACCAAGTACCTTGTTGACAACGGCTACAGCACAGTTGACTGGTACAACAGTGCTGGTGACATCGAGTACATCGAGGACTACAACGGATTCGGAATCCTCATTGTTGCAGGTAAGGACAGGTACGCCACAAGAGAGGCAGCCAAGCAGCTCATGGAGTACCTTGCAAACCTTAGCTGA
- the amrS gene encoding AmmeMemoRadiSam system radical SAM enzyme: MREAMYWEPLESNRVRCHLCPLNCIIDEGKRGSCRVRENIGGRLYTLNYGMISSMAADPVEKKPLFHFYPGSCAFSIGTVGCNMHCKHCQNWEISQADERFPYLQNATPEGIVSLAKHYECESIAYTYNEPTIWYEFVLDTAKIAKKAGLNNILVTNGYINEEPFRELAPYIDAMNIDIKAFDDKFYMKIASVPTGEPSRRIAKIAKKEFGIHVELTYLIIPTLNDKEDEIRAFARWVVEEIGDDTPVHFSRFFPHYKLLNLPPTPIKTIEMAYRVAKEEGLKFVYVGNIPGHFGEHTYCPKCGKPLIVRWGFTIEEYHIKDGKCEYCGEPIPIIGEYKKRHYRGMWW; this comes from the coding sequence ATGAGAGAGGCAATGTATTGGGAGCCTTTGGAGAGTAATCGGGTGAGATGTCATTTATGTCCACTGAACTGCATCATTGATGAAGGCAAGAGAGGTTCTTGTAGGGTGAGGGAGAACATAGGCGGGAGGCTTTATACATTAAACTATGGCATGATTTCTTCAATGGCTGCTGATCCTGTTGAGAAAAAGCCCCTCTTTCACTTTTATCCCGGTTCGTGCGCTTTTTCAATAGGTACAGTTGGATGCAACATGCACTGCAAGCACTGTCAGAACTGGGAAATAAGCCAAGCCGATGAGAGATTTCCCTATCTCCAAAATGCCACACCAGAAGGAATAGTAAGCTTGGCAAAACATTATGAATGTGAGAGCATAGCATACACCTATAATGAGCCGACAATATGGTACGAGTTCGTTCTTGATACGGCGAAGATTGCTAAAAAAGCCGGGCTGAACAATATTCTGGTCACCAACGGCTACATAAATGAGGAGCCTTTCCGTGAATTGGCACCATATATAGATGCAATGAACATAGATATCAAAGCCTTTGATGACAAATTCTACATGAAAATAGCGAGTGTGCCAACTGGAGAGCCCAGCAGAAGAATAGCCAAAATAGCAAAAAAGGAATTTGGGATTCATGTTGAGCTGACTTATCTCATAATTCCCACGCTTAATGACAAAGAGGATGAAATTCGAGCATTTGCAAGGTGGGTTGTTGAAGAGATTGGAGATGATACTCCTGTGCACTTCTCACGGTTTTTCCCTCACTATAAGCTTCTTAATTTGCCTCCCACTCCAATCAAAACAATTGAAATGGCATATAGGGTTGCAAAAGAAGAGGGACTTAAGTTTGTCTATGTGGGCAACATACCGGGACATTTTGGAGAGCACACATACTGCCCAAAATGTGGAAAACCTTTAATAGTGAGATGGGGCTTTACAATTGAAGAGTACCACATTAAGGATGGAAAATGTGAATACTGTGGTGAACCAATTCCAATAATTGGAGAATATAAGAAAAGACATTATAGGGGAATGTGGTGGTAA
- a CDS encoding RNA-protein complex protein Nop10, translated as MRFRIRKCPKCGRYTLKETCPACGEKTKVAHPPRFSPEDPYGEYRRKLKRELLGIGRRSE; from the coding sequence ATGAGGTTCCGCATAAGGAAATGTCCTAAATGCGGGAGGTATACCCTAAAAGAGACATGTCCAGCATGTGGTGAAAAGACTAAAGTGGCACATCCTCCGAGGTTTTCACCTGAGGATCCGTATGGGGAGTACAGGAGAAAGCTCAAGAGGGAGCTTTTAGGTATTGGGAGGCGCTCAGAATGA
- a CDS encoding radical SAM protein, which produces MIVAIVDGYTDEPAGLGVPPYLGIYPRYAYGAIKKARKDAQIFYLTIDDLRFTFEGEQGIKTKNKTPNVFKVREILSKADLIVYIGGLHTPGKYLSAVPSQVEEVARFLKHFNGTKILGGPAFMGSAHEGGTRISSRELMLADQIFDHIVYGDLEAFLYDLLTTPKDADPFRFRTYGELRDYALLGAEVVKQFPDYPEFVIVEIETQRGCPKAMGIGGCSFCTEPVRYKRVEDRPIGDIVEEIKVLYDLGVRHFRVGRQSCIFSYMAEPNGRVPVPNPEAVEKLFKGIREAAPNIKTLHVDNANPAVIANYPEESIKIAKALIKYGTPGNVVAFGLETADPKVAKRNNLNTTAEETYEAVKILNEIGAKRGYNGMPWLLPGINIIFGLPGETKKSYEITFQFLKRLVDDGLMVRRINIRQVVVFPGTPLWFMKDKVKTEKHKHLIKHYKYKIRHEIDLPMLKRVAPVGTILRDVRAEVYENGLTYGRQIGSYPLIVGIPKQIKLNKFYDVLIVDHGFRSITGIPIPINVNKESSKVLSYLPGIGRKRVTKILTKRPFKSKEEFLALLDKDLKEMYREIVVT; this is translated from the coding sequence ATGATAGTTGCAATAGTTGATGGATACACTGATGAGCCAGCGGGTCTTGGAGTGCCTCCCTATTTAGGAATATATCCCCGTTATGCATATGGGGCAATTAAGAAAGCAAGAAAGGATGCTCAAATCTTCTATCTAACCATTGATGATTTACGCTTCACCTTTGAGGGAGAGCAGGGGATAAAAACAAAAAACAAGACCCCTAACGTCTTCAAGGTCAGGGAAATACTCTCAAAAGCAGATTTAATAGTTTACATCGGTGGTCTGCACACTCCAGGGAAATACCTCTCCGCAGTTCCATCACAGGTGGAAGAGGTAGCCAGATTCTTGAAACATTTTAACGGCACAAAAATCCTTGGCGGGCCCGCTTTCATGGGTTCCGCTCATGAGGGAGGAACAAGGATAAGCTCCCGCGAGTTGATGCTTGCAGACCAGATTTTTGACCATATAGTTTATGGAGATTTAGAGGCTTTTCTGTATGATCTCTTGACCACCCCTAAAGATGCTGACCCCTTTAGATTCAGAACTTATGGTGAGCTTAGAGATTATGCTCTGCTTGGTGCTGAAGTAGTTAAGCAGTTTCCAGATTATCCTGAATTCGTAATAGTCGAGATAGAGACCCAGAGAGGCTGTCCAAAAGCTATGGGAATTGGAGGGTGCAGCTTTTGTACAGAGCCCGTGAGATATAAAAGAGTTGAAGACAGGCCTATCGGAGATATAGTTGAGGAGATTAAAGTCCTATATGATCTTGGTGTTAGGCACTTCCGCGTTGGAAGACAGAGCTGTATCTTCTCATACATGGCAGAACCCAATGGAAGAGTTCCAGTTCCAAATCCAGAGGCAGTTGAAAAGCTCTTCAAGGGGATTAGGGAAGCTGCACCAAATATAAAGACGCTCCACGTTGATAATGCCAATCCAGCTGTAATAGCAAATTATCCTGAAGAAAGTATCAAAATTGCAAAAGCGCTGATAAAATATGGAACCCCCGGGAATGTGGTTGCGTTTGGATTAGAGACGGCTGATCCAAAGGTTGCTAAAAGAAACAACCTCAATACTACAGCCGAAGAAACCTACGAAGCTGTAAAAATCCTCAATGAAATCGGAGCTAAGAGAGGATATAATGGCATGCCTTGGCTTCTGCCCGGGATAAATATTATCTTCGGATTGCCTGGGGAAACTAAGAAAAGCTATGAGATAACCTTTCAGTTTCTTAAGAGATTGGTTGATGATGGATTGATGGTCAGGAGGATAAACATTCGGCAGGTGGTTGTGTTTCCTGGAACCCCTTTGTGGTTTATGAAAGACAAAGTTAAGACAGAAAAACACAAGCATTTGATTAAACATTACAAGTACAAAATCAGGCATGAGATTGATTTACCTATGCTCAAGCGGGTTGCTCCGGTTGGGACAATATTAAGAGATGTTAGAGCCGAAGTCTACGAGAATGGACTGACCTACGGAAGGCAGATCGGGAGTTATCCACTGATTGTCGGCATTCCCAAGCAGATAAAACTCAATAAATTCTACGACGTTTTGATTGTCGATCATGGATTCAGGAGCATAACTGGAATCCCCATCCCCATCAATGTCAATAAGGAAAGCTCAAAAGTCCTCAGTTATTTGCCGGGGATAGGCAGGAAACGAGTTACAAAAATTCTCACAAAAAGACCATTTAAAAGCAAAGAGGAATTTTTAGCACTATTGGACAAAGACCTGAAAGAAATGTACAGGGAAATAGTGGTCACTTAA
- a CDS encoding translation initiation factor IF-2 subunit alpha, whose protein sequence is MPRRAREFPEEGEFVIATVKSIHPYGAFLTLDEYPGKEGFMHISEVASTWVKNIRDYLKEGQKVVAKVIRVDPRKGHIDLSLKRVTQQQRKAKIQEFKRAQKAENLLKMAAEKIGKDFETAWREVWVPLEEEYGEVYAAFEDAAQNGIEVLKDLVPEEWLPVLEEIIKSYVEIPTVTIDAEFEITVPKPNGIEIIKEALIRARDRANKEKDIEVKFTYQGAPRYRIDITAPDYYKAEEVLEDIAEEILRVIKKAGGEATLIRKEKRIKKIKRRGK, encoded by the coding sequence ATGCCAAGGAGAGCAAGAGAATTTCCTGAAGAGGGGGAGTTTGTAATTGCAACCGTTAAGAGCATCCATCCTTACGGAGCATTCCTCACGCTTGACGAGTATCCCGGAAAGGAGGGTTTTATGCATATAAGTGAAGTTGCATCAACTTGGGTGAAGAACATAAGGGACTACCTAAAAGAGGGGCAGAAGGTTGTTGCGAAGGTTATAAGGGTTGATCCGAGAAAAGGGCATATTGACCTCAGTCTAAAACGTGTAACCCAGCAGCAGAGAAAAGCTAAAATTCAAGAGTTTAAGAGAGCACAAAAAGCCGAAAACCTCTTAAAAATGGCGGCTGAAAAGATCGGCAAAGACTTTGAAACTGCATGGAGAGAAGTTTGGGTGCCGCTTGAAGAGGAGTATGGAGAAGTTTATGCGGCTTTTGAAGATGCAGCTCAAAATGGGATTGAAGTGCTTAAAGACCTTGTCCCCGAGGAGTGGCTTCCAGTTCTTGAGGAGATAATCAAGAGCTATGTTGAAATCCCGACTGTTACAATTGATGCTGAATTTGAAATCACAGTTCCAAAGCCGAACGGCATTGAAATAATTAAGGAAGCATTGATAAGGGCAAGGGATAGGGCAAACAAAGAAAAGGACATTGAGGTCAAGTTCACATACCAGGGTGCGCCAAGATATAGAATTGACATCACTGCCCCTGATTATTACAAAGCCGAGGAAGTTCTTGAGGATATAGCGGAGGAGATACTGAGAGTTATCAAAAAGGCTGGTGGAGAGGCAACACTGATCAGGAAGGAGAAGAGGATTAAGAAAATTAAGAGGAGAGGCAAATGA
- a CDS encoding diacylglycerol/polyprenol kinase family protein — MLKYLAVGVMFPVLAILFTKYLGEEYAWINRKIIHFSSVPAILFFREGLVTGKELAAVVMLFAFGQLLTHLMNKELSWYQIKNNYGEVFYCIMFSAMALFMDVNYASAIMLVMAVSDGITGVLRFYYFKKNGFNVKLRKHWIGSVGYIVSAVIIAFLILPQLNFLMKIAWSIILMLAEYQKVIDDNVAVPVVAVLIKPLFL; from the coding sequence ATGCTGAAATATCTGGCAGTTGGTGTCATGTTCCCTGTGCTGGCAATTCTATTTACGAAGTATCTTGGAGAGGAATACGCCTGGATAAATAGAAAAATAATACACTTCAGCAGCGTTCCTGCAATATTGTTCTTTAGGGAAGGGTTGGTAACTGGAAAGGAGCTTGCCGCAGTGGTTATGCTCTTTGCATTTGGACAGTTGCTTACCCATCTCATGAACAAAGAGCTTTCATGGTACCAGATAAAAAACAACTACGGGGAAGTGTTTTACTGCATAATGTTCTCAGCCATGGCTCTCTTCATGGATGTTAACTATGCGTCAGCAATAATGCTTGTAATGGCAGTAAGCGATGGAATAACCGGTGTTCTAAGGTTCTACTACTTCAAAAAGAATGGCTTTAACGTCAAGCTCAGAAAGCACTGGATAGGGAGCGTTGGCTACATCGTAAGTGCAGTTATCATCGCTTTTCTCATACTGCCTCAGTTGAATTTCCTAATGAAAATTGCATGGTCCATAATTTTAATGCTTGCCGAGTACCAAAAAGTAATCGATGACAATGTAGCTGTGCCAGTAGTTGCTGTTTTGATAAAACCTCTTTTCCTGTGA
- a CDS encoding TIGR00375 family protein, with product MHVDADLHIHSRYSKAVSKLMVFPVLAEYAKLKGLNVVGTGDILNHRWEEELLKHAEKVDEGTYEIKGVRFLLTAEVEDSRRVHHVLIFPSIDAVREMRECLRKHSKDIDSEGRPHLNLRGAEIADLANEFDVLIGPAHAFTPWTALYKEYDSLKECYENAEVHFLELGLSADSQMADMIKAHHRLTYLSNSDAHSPQPHRLGREFNRFEVKDATFEEIRKAILKRGGRKIILNAGLDPRLGKYHLTACSKCYAKYKLEDAKRLNWKCERCGGAIKKGVRDRILELADTRGRPKDRPPYLHLAPLAEIISMVTGKGIETKSVKAVWERLLREFGSEIKVLVDVPIESIAQLIGEDIAKAIWAFRNEKLIIIPGGGGKYGEIKLPDEIKRAKIQDLNSIEIKQEEVYYKPKQASILSFLKKK from the coding sequence ATGCACGTAGATGCTGATTTGCACATACACTCCCGGTACTCAAAAGCAGTCTCAAAATTGATGGTTTTTCCAGTTCTTGCTGAGTATGCCAAACTTAAAGGACTTAACGTTGTTGGCACGGGGGATATTCTGAATCATAGATGGGAAGAGGAGCTTTTAAAACATGCAGAAAAAGTTGATGAAGGTACATATGAGATTAAAGGTGTTAGATTTCTCCTCACCGCCGAAGTTGAAGACAGCAGAAGGGTTCACCATGTCTTAATTTTCCCAAGCATTGATGCGGTTAGGGAGATGCGAGAGTGTTTGAGGAAGCATTCTAAAGACATAGACAGTGAGGGCAGACCTCACCTGAACTTAAGGGGAGCAGAAATAGCGGATCTGGCTAATGAATTCGATGTTCTGATTGGCCCGGCGCATGCATTCACCCCGTGGACAGCTTTGTATAAGGAATATGACAGCCTAAAAGAATGTTATGAAAATGCTGAGGTACATTTCCTTGAGCTCGGGCTTTCAGCTGATTCACAAATGGCAGACATGATAAAAGCCCACCATAGGCTAACCTATCTATCAAATTCAGATGCTCACTCTCCCCAGCCCCACCGCTTGGGAAGGGAGTTTAACCGTTTTGAGGTTAAAGATGCAACTTTTGAAGAAATTAGGAAGGCGATTCTAAAAAGAGGCGGAAGAAAAATAATTCTCAATGCGGGCTTAGATCCAAGATTGGGTAAGTATCACTTAACTGCCTGTTCCAAATGTTATGCAAAATATAAACTTGAGGATGCCAAAAGGCTAAACTGGAAATGCGAGCGCTGTGGAGGAGCTATAAAAAAGGGCGTGAGGGATAGGATTTTAGAGCTTGCTGATACAAGGGGGAGACCAAAAGATAGGCCTCCCTACCTTCATCTTGCCCCTTTAGCAGAGATAATCTCAATGGTGACTGGGAAGGGTATTGAAACTAAGAGCGTAAAGGCAGTTTGGGAAAGGCTTTTGAGGGAATTTGGCAGTGAGATTAAGGTTTTAGTTGATGTTCCAATTGAAAGTATAGCACAGCTTATTGGCGAAGACATAGCTAAAGCTATTTGGGCTTTCCGCAATGAAAAGCTCATAATTATTCCGGGTGGTGGAGGTAAGTACGGCGAGATTAAGTTGCCCGATGAAATAAAAAGGGCAAAAATTCAGGATTTGAACAGCATTGAGATAAAACAAGAGGAAGTCTATTATAAGCCAAAGCAGGCTTCAATTCTGAGTTTTTTGAAAAAGAAATAG
- the hepT gene encoding type VII toxin-antitoxin system HepT family RNase toxin: MRRQRYLEKLEKFEEEYEFIKRHEMKDEVTQRALLYSLQLCVDIAMDVVAMLTKDLGITVEDDYTNIERLLEKGVISKNEAELLKRFNGLRNAIVHKYDRLNLTVVKEGLHKIDELYKVVVKLIEKYEALSS, encoded by the coding sequence ATGAGAAGGCAAAGATACTTGGAAAAGCTTGAGAAGTTTGAGGAGGAGTACGAATTTATCAAGAGACACGAAATGAAAGATGAAGTAACTCAAAGGGCACTCTTGTATTCCCTTCAGCTCTGTGTCGATATAGCTATGGATGTTGTTGCCATGTTAACCAAGGATCTTGGAATAACTGTTGAGGATGACTATACTAACATCGAAAGGCTTCTGGAAAAGGGAGTTATCTCGAAGAATGAAGCAGAGCTTCTTAAAAGGTTTAACGGTCTCAGAAATGCCATTGTCCATAAATATGATAGACTGAATTTAACTGTTGTTAAAGAGGGCTTACACAAGATTGATGAGCTCTATAAAGTAGTTGTAAAACTGATTGAAAAATATGAAGCTTTGAGTTCTTAA
- a CDS encoding proteasome assembly chaperone family protein — MKETVVVVYEKPEIYDPIFIEGLPGIGLVGKLAAEHLIQELNAKKFAELYSPHFMHQVLIKKDSTVDLMKNEFYYWKSPDEEHRDLIIITGDTQVPPTDSYGHFEVVGKMLDFVEQFGTREIITMGGYQVPELQGEPKVLASFTDLETKERYKQILGDMVVFREDEGGAIVGAAGLLLGIGKLRGMRGACFLGESLGYIVDAKAAKSVLTVVAKVLNLEIDMTALEERAKETEEILRKVQEMQRAMFEQQLPQPSHEEEDRGYL; from the coding sequence ATGAAAGAAACCGTTGTAGTTGTGTATGAAAAACCCGAAATCTACGATCCAATCTTTATTGAAGGTCTGCCCGGAATAGGACTGGTCGGAAAACTTGCAGCTGAGCATCTAATTCAGGAGCTCAATGCTAAAAAGTTTGCCGAGCTTTATTCACCCCACTTCATGCATCAGGTATTAATCAAGAAAGATTCAACCGTTGATCTTATGAAAAACGAGTTCTACTACTGGAAGAGCCCAGATGAAGAGCACAGAGATTTAATAATAATCACAGGAGACACTCAGGTTCCTCCAACAGACAGCTATGGTCACTTTGAAGTGGTCGGCAAGATGCTTGACTTTGTTGAGCAGTTTGGCACAAGGGAGATAATAACAATGGGCGGCTATCAAGTCCCAGAGCTTCAGGGTGAGCCTAAGGTTTTGGCATCATTCACTGATTTAGAGACGAAGGAGAGATATAAGCAGATTCTTGGTGACATGGTGGTATTCAGAGAAGATGAAGGGGGAGCAATTGTCGGAGCGGCTGGACTTCTGCTTGGGATAGGGAAGCTTAGGGGAATGAGAGGGGCATGCTTCCTTGGCGAGAGTCTTGGATACATAGTCGATGCTAAAGCAGCTAAGTCAGTGTTGACAGTTGTAGCAAAGGTTCTTAACCTCGAAATTGATATGACCGCACTTGAGGAGAGGGCAAAAGAAACTGAAGAGATTCTTAGAAAAGTACAGGAAATGCAGAGGGCAATGTTTGAACAACAGCTGCCTCAGCCAAGTCATGAGGAGGAAGACAGGGGGTATCTCTGA
- a CDS encoding thiamine-phosphate kinase, protein MEREIIKVFMRHFKLQGDLPLGDDAGAVKIGREWLVATNDMLVKTTDVPEIMTPEQVGFKAVTMNVSDLAAMGAKPMGFLFSLGIPKNPDMKYLEGIAKGIARASEFYKIPIISADTNEACDLIIDGIALGKTERLLLRSNSKPGDLVCVTGDVGRALAGLKVYFGKLEIEERIQKALYEKLLEPNARINEGIALSRYANATIDISDGMSKELHLIAEMSNVKIVIESEKLPIRGEVFEVAEILGLDPIEIALASGEEFELIFTIPEEHLNKLNFDFTVIGKVEKGEGVYLKREDKLEKMPILGWEHLTKS, encoded by the coding sequence ATGGAGCGGGAAATAATAAAAGTCTTTATGAGGCATTTCAAGCTTCAGGGAGATCTGCCGTTAGGAGATGATGCAGGAGCGGTAAAAATTGGCAGGGAATGGCTGGTTGCTACAAACGACATGCTTGTTAAAACAACGGATGTACCAGAGATAATGACGCCAGAACAAGTTGGATTTAAAGCCGTGACAATGAACGTGAGTGACTTAGCCGCCATGGGCGCTAAACCAATGGGGTTTCTATTTTCCCTTGGCATTCCAAAGAATCCTGATATGAAATACTTGGAAGGAATTGCAAAAGGAATTGCAAGAGCATCTGAGTTCTATAAGATACCCATAATAAGTGCTGACACAAATGAAGCCTGTGATTTGATAATCGATGGAATTGCACTGGGAAAAACAGAGAGACTTCTGCTTAGAAGCAATTCAAAACCTGGCGATTTGGTTTGTGTCACTGGGGACGTTGGAAGAGCCTTAGCTGGACTTAAGGTATATTTTGGAAAGCTTGAGATTGAGGAAAGAATTCAAAAAGCCCTTTACGAGAAGCTCCTCGAGCCAAATGCCAGGATTAATGAGGGAATTGCGCTAAGTAGATATGCCAATGCCACAATAGACATAAGCGACGGTATGAGCAAAGAGCTACACTTAATTGCGGAGATGAGCAATGTTAAGATTGTGATTGAGTCTGAAAAATTGCCAATTAGAGGAGAAGTTTTTGAAGTGGCTGAGATTTTGGGATTAGACCCAATTGAAATTGCTTTAGCGTCTGGAGAGGAGTTTGAACTCATCTTTACAATTCCTGAGGAGCACTTGAACAAGCTCAATTTTGATTTCACTGTGATTGGAAAGGTTGAGAAGGGAGAAGGGGTTTATCTGAAGCGTGAAGATAAACTGGAAAAAATGCCGATTTTAGGGTGGGAGCATCTGACGAAATCTTAA